In Triticum aestivum cultivar Chinese Spring chromosome 5B, IWGSC CS RefSeq v2.1, whole genome shotgun sequence, the following proteins share a genomic window:
- the LOC123116240 gene encoding uncharacterized protein, whose protein sequence is MAAPRFLAIILVAALLALSFSQGAMLVVEGRKVQVMRAVGRWRSPLRGVRLQEQQEGGGMVSTVMDYSEPKANTNPHGSVPAAPEDPTSPPWH, encoded by the exons ATGGCCGCTCCAAGATTTCTCGCCATCATCCTCGTAGCGGCTCTCCTCGCGCTTTCCTTCTCGCAAG GGGCGATGTTGGTGGTGGAGGGCAGGAAGGTGCAGGTGATGAGGGCGGTGGGGCGGTGGCGCTCGCCCCTCCGCGGCGTCCGGTTGCAGGAGCAGCAGGAGGGCGGCGGGATGGTGTCGACGGTGATGGACTACTCGGAACCCAAGGCCAACACCAACCCCCACGGCAGCGTGCCCGCCGCGCCGGAGGACCCCACATCGCCGCCGTGGCACTGA